The sequence below is a genomic window from Rudanella lutea DSM 19387.
ACTTCTTCCAAAATACAAACCCGTGAACAGGCCATTCGGCAGGCGGCTGAGTGGCGGGCCGAGGGGCAGCGCATCGTGTTTACTAATGGCTGCTTCGATATTGTTCACCTGGGGCACATCGACTACCTCGAAAAAGCCCGCGCCCTTGGCGACCGGCTGGTGCTGGGTCTCAACACCGATGCGTCGGTGAGCCGGATCAAAGGCCCCCTGCGCCCGGTGGTGAACGAGTACGCCCGCTCCCGAATGATGGCTGCCTTTGAATTTGTCGATCTGGTGACCCTGTTCGACGAGCCGACGCCCAAAGAGTTAATCGAGCTGATTCGGCCCGATATTCTGGTGAAAGGCGATGATTATACCGTTGCCACCATTGTCGGGGCCGATTTTGTGCTGGCTAATGGCGGCTCCGTCGAAACCATTCCCCTCGTGAAAGGGTACTCGACCACGAGCCTGATCGAAAAAATAAAGCAGAGCCTGTAACACCGCCTGTCTGCATCAGAACATGAACCCATCTGCCACCGCCTACGATGCTGTGATTGTGGGGGCTGGCCCCAACGGCCTGAGTGCGGCTATTCTGATGCAGCGGGCTGGGCTCAGGACGCTGGTGCTCGAAGCCAAACCCACCATAGGGGGCGGCTTGCGCTCCGCCGAACTGACCCTGCCGGGCTTCGTGCACGACGTGTGCTCGGCGATTCACCCGCTCACGGCTGGTTCGCCCTTTTTGCAGCAGTTGCCGCTGGCGCAGTTTGGGCTTCGGTTTGTAGAGCCTCCCGTGGCGGCCGCGCATCCGTTCGATGATGGCTCGGCGGCTTTGCTGACTCGTTCTGTCGACGAGACCGCCCGGCACTTGGGCCCCGATGCCGATACGTACCGTAACCTGATCGGGCCTATTGAACAGGAATGGCCCTCGCTCGTAACGAGCCTGCTGGGGCCGCTGCAAATCCCCAAAAACCCATTCCCGCTGGCTCAGTTTGGGCTTAAGGCTCTGCCGCCTGTCACGTGGCTGGCCCGGCGGTTCAAGACCGAAGCCGCGCGGGGGTTTCTGGCCGGTATGGCCGCGCATTCGATTCAGCCGCTTACCAACCTCACTACCTCAGCCATTGCGCTGGTATTGCTGGCACTGGGGCATCGGCAGGGGTGGCCCTTGCCTGTGGGCGGTGCACAAGCTATTGCCACTGCACTGGCCGGGTATTATCAATCCATCGGGGGCGAAATTCAGACCGGCCGCCCGGTTCGGACCGCCCGCGATTTGCCGCCCGCCCGCGCCTTACTCTTCGACCTGACGCCCCGTCAGATACTGCCCATTGTGGGTGATAAGCTCTCCCGTCTGTACCGCTGGCAACTGAACCGGTACCGGTACGGGCCGGGCGTGTTCAAGATCGACTGGGCGCTGTCGGGACCGATCCCGTTTACCAATCCCGATCTGCACCGGGCAGGAACCGTGCATCTGGGTGGGTCAATGGCCGACATTACGGCTTCGGAGCAGGCGGCCTACGCCGGTGCCCACCCCAACCGGCCGTTTGTGTTGCTGGCCCAGCAAAGCCGGTTTGACCCGACGCGGGCACCCGCCGGGCAGCATACCGG
It includes:
- a CDS encoding phytoene desaturase family protein, with the translated sequence MNPSATAYDAVIVGAGPNGLSAAILMQRAGLRTLVLEAKPTIGGGLRSAELTLPGFVHDVCSAIHPLTAGSPFLQQLPLAQFGLRFVEPPVAAAHPFDDGSAALLTRSVDETARHLGPDADTYRNLIGPIEQEWPSLVTSLLGPLQIPKNPFPLAQFGLKALPPVTWLARRFKTEAARGFLAGMAAHSIQPLTNLTTSAIALVLLALGHRQGWPLPVGGAQAIATALAGYYQSIGGEIQTGRPVRTARDLPPARALLFDLTPRQILPIVGDKLSRLYRWQLNRYRYGPGVFKIDWALSGPIPFTNPDLHRAGTVHLGGSMADITASEQAAYAGAHPNRPFVLLAQQSRFDPTRAPAGQHTGWAYCHVPHGSTVDMTHAIEQQVERFAPGFRDLILARHTMNTAQMEQYNPNYVGGDINGGILDLGQLFTRPVWSAEPYSLGGGGVYICSSATPPGGGVHGMCGYHAARVALREQFGLTAPVSLYPTG
- the rfaE2 gene encoding D-glycero-beta-D-manno-heptose 1-phosphate adenylyltransferase, with the translated sequence MTSSKIQTREQAIRQAAEWRAEGQRIVFTNGCFDIVHLGHIDYLEKARALGDRLVLGLNTDASVSRIKGPLRPVVNEYARSRMMAAFEFVDLVTLFDEPTPKELIELIRPDILVKGDDYTVATIVGADFVLANGGSVETIPLVKGYSTTSLIEKIKQSL